The following coding sequences lie in one Heyndrickxia oleronia genomic window:
- a CDS encoding DJ-1/PfpI family protein, which yields MHIQIVLFDGFDLLDAIAPYEVFTAAAMYSNEEVTVEFVSAEGKRIVESGVNHVKLQANGKLDLLHKGIILVPGAAGSVDNDGPDSIPVKLKQASETELRHLLKEAIKKPTIVLSTVCGGALILAMDGLLVGRHAVTHHMGMELLRATGAIPIHSRVVDDGNLVTAGGVTSGLDVALYLVERELGPRIALEVEQLFEYERRGTTWKAIGDMPKEIPQDHSPEQETKTLAPKLVHDEMNVDGKWNTSISTPIGKIAALIDIVFKDGRIEGTAKQGEEIVPLENPVLEGNQLKWILKVSKPMRLTLKFSVSVEGNKMYGEAKAGMLPASKLTGYRMTQ from the coding sequence ATGCATATTCAGATAGTTTTGTTTGATGGATTTGATTTGTTAGACGCAATTGCCCCTTATGAGGTATTTACTGCTGCTGCAATGTACTCAAACGAAGAAGTAACGGTTGAATTTGTATCTGCAGAAGGAAAGCGAATCGTTGAAAGTGGAGTTAATCACGTAAAGCTTCAAGCGAACGGTAAACTCGACTTATTACATAAAGGAATCATTCTAGTACCAGGTGCAGCTGGATCAGTCGATAATGATGGACCAGATTCTATTCCTGTTAAATTGAAGCAAGCTTCTGAAACAGAATTAAGACATCTACTTAAAGAAGCGATAAAGAAACCTACGATCGTACTTTCTACTGTTTGTGGTGGGGCACTTATATTAGCAATGGATGGTTTATTAGTAGGCCGTCACGCAGTAACCCATCATATGGGAATGGAGCTTTTACGTGCAACTGGGGCAATTCCTATTCATTCCCGTGTTGTTGATGACGGAAACTTAGTTACCGCAGGCGGAGTTACTTCAGGACTGGATGTTGCTCTTTATTTAGTCGAAAGAGAACTAGGCCCACGTATTGCACTTGAAGTTGAACAGTTATTTGAATATGAACGTAGAGGTACTACATGGAAAGCAATAGGAGATATGCCTAAAGAAATACCACAAGATCATTCACCTGAACAAGAAACTAAAACCCTGGCTCCTAAATTGGTTCATGATGAAATGAATGTTGATGGGAAATGGAATACCTCTATTTCTACACCGATCGGAAAAATCGCTGCACTAATCGATATTGTCTTTAAAGATGGAAGAATCGAAGGTACGGCAAAGCAAGGAGAGGAAATCGTCCCTTTAGAAAACCCTGTTCTAGAAGGAAATCAATTAAAGTGGATTCTTAAAGTTTCAAAACCTATGCGTCTTACATTAAAATTTTCCGTATCAGTAGAGGGCAATAAAATGTATGGTGAAGCAAAAGCAGGAATGTTACCTGCCTCCAAATTAACTGGATATCGTATGACACAATAG
- a CDS encoding response regulator transcription factor, with protein MNNINTILVIDDDKSIVELMRDFFENDGFHVKTAYDTAHALTVFEQNPIHCILLDIMMPGENGFEFCRRIRKDSNVPILFLSARSDDVDKIRGLGLGGDDYIVKNASPGEIVARVKAVLRRSNSQEAINSKLLDYGRLAINLATREVLINGKSISLTPKEYDLLQLFAEHPKYVFTYDQLLDKFWEGIGDKHTIRVHLSRLREKIEFDPNDPQYIINVWGIGYRFKGE; from the coding sequence ATGAATAATATAAATACAATTCTAGTAATAGACGATGACAAAAGTATTGTTGAGCTAATGAGGGATTTTTTTGAAAATGACGGATTTCATGTAAAAACGGCTTATGATACTGCTCATGCACTTACTGTATTTGAACAAAATCCAATTCATTGTATCCTACTTGATATAATGATGCCTGGAGAAAACGGCTTTGAGTTTTGTCGGAGAATTCGTAAAGATAGTAATGTACCTATACTTTTCTTAAGTGCACGGAGTGATGATGTAGACAAAATTAGAGGTTTAGGTCTCGGTGGGGATGACTATATAGTTAAAAATGCTTCACCTGGTGAAATTGTAGCAAGAGTAAAGGCTGTATTAAGAAGATCCAATTCTCAGGAAGCCATCAATAGTAAACTATTAGATTATGGTCGACTCGCTATAAATTTAGCTACTAGAGAAGTATTGATTAATGGTAAGAGTATCTCACTTACACCGAAGGAATATGACTTGCTACAATTATTTGCTGAGCACCCAAAATACGTTTTCACCTATGACCAATTACTCGACAAATTTTGGGAGGGAATTGGTGACAAGCATACCATTCGAGTCCATCTCAGCCGATTACGGGAGAAAATTGAATTCGATCCAAATGATCCTCAATATATTATTAATGTATGGGGAATTGGCTACCGTTTCAAGGGAGAATAA
- a CDS encoding sensor histidine kinase codes for MKTIRIRNFIILFFLLLLLLPWIFLVAAHLIGTKTVSFQLNDTQQRNLSETVHLIETNTENWTNQDWQHQFQSRLKSMNMDVKILSATDQEIFRSNSKDTDTLKKTEQFTIIQDGKVLGKVFIYLPNSRDIQIIAAFTGLLLAFFIIAYEMRKHILKPLEKMSLAARQIAKGDLDVQLPNSRITEIADVRDGFKIMVGGLNESFRKQVALEEERRFVISAVAHDLRTPLFALRGYLDGLEQGIAHSPEKVAKYIEVCKEKSAQLDRLVEDLFTFTKMEYLKMGIEKNGIDLVDVIQKSIDSLYPIANEKHISLNIDFSPEDCIILGDVHLLERVMTNLLDNAVRHTPRHSKIFVKCYKENNKATFTIHDTGRGFDLQDLHRVFEPLYRSEKSRNRSTGGVGLGLTISQRIIKLHGGDLAVDNHSNGGGLVTGWLPLAKIN; via the coding sequence ATGAAGACCATACGTATACGAAATTTTATCATACTTTTCTTCTTACTTCTCCTCTTATTGCCGTGGATATTTCTTGTAGCAGCACATCTTATTGGAACAAAAACAGTTAGCTTTCAACTAAATGATACACAGCAAAGAAATTTATCCGAAACGGTCCACCTAATAGAAACAAATACAGAAAACTGGACGAACCAAGATTGGCAACATCAATTCCAAAGCAGATTAAAAAGTATGAACATGGATGTGAAAATTCTTTCCGCAACGGATCAGGAAATTTTTCGCTCTAACTCTAAGGATACCGATACATTAAAGAAGACAGAGCAATTTACTATTATCCAGGATGGAAAAGTGCTTGGAAAAGTGTTTATCTACCTTCCGAATTCAAGAGACATTCAGATTATTGCCGCGTTTACCGGACTATTACTAGCTTTTTTTATCATTGCATATGAGATGCGTAAACATATTCTTAAGCCTCTCGAGAAAATGAGCTTAGCCGCTCGACAAATTGCTAAAGGAGATTTGGATGTTCAATTGCCAAACTCCCGGATCACAGAAATTGCCGATGTACGTGACGGATTTAAAATTATGGTTGGGGGACTCAACGAATCCTTTCGGAAACAAGTTGCATTAGAAGAAGAACGAAGATTCGTAATTTCCGCAGTTGCACATGATTTACGAACACCATTATTTGCTTTACGAGGGTATTTGGATGGTCTTGAACAAGGCATCGCACATTCACCTGAAAAAGTGGCAAAATATATTGAGGTTTGCAAGGAAAAATCAGCACAACTGGATCGATTGGTTGAGGATTTATTCACTTTTACAAAGATGGAATATTTAAAAATGGGGATTGAAAAAAATGGGATCGACCTGGTAGACGTAATACAAAAATCCATTGACAGCCTGTATCCAATTGCGAATGAAAAACATATCTCTTTAAACATAGACTTTTCGCCAGAGGATTGCATAATTTTAGGTGATGTTCATTTATTAGAACGAGTGATGACCAATTTATTAGATAATGCCGTTAGACATACACCCCGTCATAGTAAAATTTTTGTTAAATGTTATAAAGAAAATAATAAAGCTACATTTACTATTCATGATACAGGGCGTGGTTTTGATTTACAGGATCTTCATCGAGTTTTTGAACCGTTATACCGCAGTGAAAAATCAAGAAATCGTTCAACTGGTGGGGTCGGATTAGGGCTTACGATATCACAAAGGATCATAAAACTTCACGGAGGTGACCTTGCTGTAGATAATCATTCCAATGGTGGTGGACTCGTAACAGGGTGGTTACCTTTAGCGAAGATTAACTAA
- a CDS encoding GNAT family N-acetyltransferase, with amino-acid sequence MKFKIEILLENNDEFATFLNTKIKEFNNENSKFHREVRKKGAVQPINIIVLDENKQWIGGIHAEVYWNWLEINDFWLKKEYRGEGIGKELLELTEKIAKENGAEKALLTTFEFQARTFYEMKGYKVVGEIKDYPPGSSYYTMVKSLSMGKQ; translated from the coding sequence ATGAAATTTAAAATAGAGATTTTGCTAGAGAATAACGACGAGTTTGCTACCTTCTTAAATACTAAAATCAAAGAATTTAATAATGAAAATTCGAAGTTTCATAGAGAAGTACGAAAAAAAGGAGCGGTACAACCAATAAATATCATTGTACTGGATGAAAATAAACAATGGATCGGTGGTATACATGCAGAGGTCTATTGGAATTGGTTAGAAATTAATGATTTTTGGTTAAAAAAAGAATATAGAGGGGAAGGGATTGGCAAAGAGCTTCTCGAACTAACAGAAAAAATAGCTAAGGAAAATGGAGCTGAAAAGGCGTTATTGACTACTTTTGAATTTCAAGCTCGTACATTTTACGAAATGAAGGGTTACAAAGTAGTAGGCGAAATTAAAGATTATCCACCTGGTAGTAGTTATTATACAATGGTGAAATCACTATCTATGGGAAAACAATAG
- a CDS encoding YciI family protein has protein sequence MQKFLILLKDKREGELTHELLKQLVEHLQELNNTSNLFICGPLKDNEKAMQILICETKNEAQKLVESDPFIKKGYYASYEVHEIIEANEGNNWLFDDPQTKSNLLNQ, from the coding sequence ATGCAAAAATTCCTTATCCTATTAAAGGATAAAAGAGAAGGTGAACTAACACATGAATTATTAAAACAGCTTGTTGAACATTTGCAAGAGCTTAATAATACATCAAACCTATTCATTTGTGGTCCTTTAAAAGATAATGAAAAGGCTATGCAGATTTTAATATGCGAAACAAAGAACGAAGCACAAAAACTAGTGGAAAGTGATCCATTTATCAAAAAAGGTTATTACGCTAGTTATGAAGTTCATGAAATAATTGAAGCAAATGAAGGAAACAATTGGTTATTTGATGATCCACAAACAAAGAGTAACTTATTGAATCAATAA
- a CDS encoding GNAT family N-acetyltransferase encodes MNKEIIIRVAIEQDLDSIVEMLADDELGRQRENFQQPLPEVYKKAFYAIASDPNNELIVACKGNEIIGVQQITYTPYLTYRGGWRATIEGVRISSSSRGEGVGTELIQWAIDRAKIRGCHLVQLTTDKKREDALRFYERLGFKATHEGLKLHF; translated from the coding sequence TTGAATAAAGAAATCATCATTCGGGTTGCAATTGAACAGGATTTAGATAGTATTGTTGAAATGCTTGCTGACGATGAATTAGGTAGACAGAGAGAGAATTTTCAGCAACCGCTGCCAGAAGTATACAAAAAGGCATTTTATGCAATAGCATCTGATCCTAATAATGAATTAATAGTAGCTTGTAAGGGTAATGAGATAATTGGAGTGCAACAAATTACATATACACCCTATTTAACATATAGAGGTGGGTGGAGAGCTACAATAGAAGGGGTTAGAATATCGTCATCTTCTCGTGGAGAAGGGGTAGGTACGGAGCTTATACAATGGGCCATTGATCGTGCAAAGATCCGTGGTTGTCATCTTGTTCAGCTAACAACAGATAAAAAGAGAGAGGATGCTTTGCGCTTTTATGAACGATTAGGCTTTAAAGCCACACACGAAGGATTAAAATTACATTTTTAA
- a CDS encoding PLP-dependent aminotransferase family protein, with protein sequence MGWKPDRKIKKPLYTQIAEYIENGIIEGRFPVDKPLPSERSLADLCGVNRSTVVAAYSELEANGLIERKKGSGTMISRDIWDLTKKRIPSWNRYIEAGTFLPNIPVMQRIRKQTDESDLINLASGELSSDLFPNEFLRDILAANQFTSNLGYDHQQGNLELRKTIVDHVRKYREIVTEPASVLITSGAQQAIHLVIECLLKPGDAVVVEDPSYSYSLPIFKSAGLKVFPLTVTKNGINPAGLIDLHKKHQIKMIFLNPIFQNPTGTLLPYKQRKEILDISSKFGIPIIEDDPYSLLSFSDDHPATLKSMDSNGNVLYISSLSKIAAPGLRIGWIIGPTSVIERLADAKQQFDFGHSSISQWVGSQFLSSDYFDVHIHLLREELRKRRDTLINHLNDYFGNKIKYYIPMGGIHMWCEFKRDIDEILLLEESIKEGVIFAPGSILGTRKRCIRITYGRATEEQIHQGIRHLFHAYEKIK encoded by the coding sequence ATGGGATGGAAGCCAGATCGAAAAATTAAAAAACCACTTTATACACAAATTGCAGAGTATATAGAGAATGGAATTATTGAAGGTAGATTTCCTGTTGATAAACCGCTTCCTTCAGAAAGAAGTTTGGCCGATTTATGTGGAGTTAATCGTAGTACTGTCGTTGCTGCTTATTCAGAGTTAGAAGCTAATGGGCTGATTGAACGCAAAAAGGGAAGTGGAACGATGATTAGCAGGGATATTTGGGACCTGACCAAAAAACGTATACCAAGTTGGAATCGATACATTGAAGCAGGAACCTTTTTACCGAATATACCAGTAATGCAACGAATTCGAAAACAAACAGACGAAAGTGATTTAATTAATCTCGCTAGTGGTGAATTATCATCTGATTTATTTCCAAATGAATTTTTACGGGATATATTAGCAGCGAATCAGTTTACAAGTAATTTAGGCTATGATCATCAACAGGGAAATCTTGAATTGCGGAAAACGATTGTGGATCATGTCAGAAAATATCGTGAAATAGTAACTGAACCGGCATCTGTTCTTATTACTTCAGGTGCACAACAAGCCATTCATTTAGTGATTGAATGCTTATTAAAGCCAGGAGATGCAGTGGTGGTTGAAGACCCTTCATATAGCTACAGTTTACCAATCTTTAAGTCTGCTGGTTTAAAAGTGTTTCCTCTTACAGTAACTAAAAATGGCATTAACCCTGCTGGGCTTATTGATCTACATAAAAAGCATCAAATAAAAATGATTTTTTTAAATCCAATTTTTCAAAATCCGACTGGGACATTACTTCCATATAAACAAAGAAAAGAAATTCTAGATATTTCTTCTAAATTCGGAATTCCGATCATAGAGGATGACCCCTATAGTTTACTTTCTTTTTCTGATGATCATCCTGCCACACTAAAATCAATGGATTCAAATGGGAATGTTCTATATATCAGTTCATTATCAAAAATTGCTGCACCTGGATTGAGAATTGGATGGATTATTGGACCGACTTCTGTTATAGAAAGATTGGCAGATGCAAAACAACAATTTGACTTTGGCCATTCTAGTATTTCACAATGGGTTGGTAGTCAATTTCTAAGTTCAGATTATTTTGATGTTCATATTCATTTATTGAGGGAAGAATTACGCAAAAGACGAGATACATTAATTAACCATCTTAATGATTATTTTGGGAACAAAATTAAATATTATATTCCCATGGGTGGTATTCACATGTGGTGTGAATTTAAAAGGGACATCGATGAAATTCTTTTACTTGAGGAGTCTATTAAAGAAGGAGTTATTTTTGCTCCAGGAAGTATTTTGGGTACAAGGAAAAGATGTATACGCATCACCTATGGGAGAGCAACTGAAGAACAAATTCACCAAGGTATAAGGCATTTATTTCATGCATACGAAAAAATAAAATGA
- a CDS encoding YfmQ family protein, whose amino-acid sequence MTWFIVVLAVLLSAIKIIVTCPPTFVVEWFLKKFELHTKLNFQDITLTINEKLIEGDDKREFVNYYNEATFLEKYYIFPGNEKLFLHPENNKTPFVIDTKKGKKDLRLLIFPYGNHVDVVKQYKKKIVAYSVQSDNIQKLIV is encoded by the coding sequence ATGACATGGTTTATAGTGGTGTTGGCAGTTCTCTTAAGTGCTATAAAAATTATAGTAACTTGTCCTCCTACTTTTGTAGTTGAATGGTTTTTAAAGAAATTTGAACTTCATACAAAACTAAATTTTCAGGACATTACTTTAACAATCAATGAAAAACTGATAGAAGGGGATGATAAACGAGAATTTGTTAACTATTATAATGAAGCAACATTTCTAGAAAAATATTATATTTTCCCTGGTAACGAAAAATTATTTTTACATCCAGAAAACAATAAGACTCCATTTGTCATTGACACAAAAAAAGGTAAGAAGGACTTAAGGCTACTTATTTTTCCATACGGAAATCATGTAGATGTGGTGAAACAATATAAAAAGAAAATAGTTGCATATAGCGTACAATCTGATAATATTCAAAAACTTATCGTATAA
- a CDS encoding VOC family protein, which translates to MSNQEGKVLGIAYNVIPVANLEKSGEWFVEHFGFNIRHKTEDSLSLFIGNRPILHLLKSDHESRAVFQIGERKKWVTTFFTNDIESLHTKLVSKQLKVGEISYEGENGNFFTLEDIDGNLYDIWEHHDCELNF; encoded by the coding sequence ATGTCTAATCAGGAAGGAAAAGTGTTAGGAATTGCTTATAATGTAATACCAGTTGCTAACTTGGAAAAGTCCGGTGAATGGTTTGTCGAGCATTTTGGCTTTAATATAAGGCATAAAACAGAAGATTCCTTAAGCTTATTTATTGGAAATAGACCAATATTGCATCTACTTAAAAGTGATCATGAATCAAGAGCGGTTTTTCAAATAGGAGAAAGGAAAAAATGGGTCACTACTTTTTTTACTAACGATATAGAAAGTCTTCATACGAAGCTAGTATCTAAACAATTAAAAGTTGGTGAAATTAGCTATGAAGGTGAAAATGGAAACTTTTTCACTTTAGAAGATATCGACGGGAATCTTTATGATATATGGGAGCATCATGACTGTGAATTAAATTTTTAG
- a CDS encoding GNAT family N-acetyltransferase encodes MNIRSVESSDYYIISPLINEWWGGRNMSDMLPKLFFDHFKQTSFIAEEDGRIIGFLIGFLSQSHPKESYIHFVGVHPHWRKKNIGKLLYVQFFNKVKQYDRNIVRCVTSPINKVSIAYHTKMGFEMEDGDKIIDGVPVISNYDGPSQDRVLFVKHLI; translated from the coding sequence ATGAATATCCGTTCAGTGGAGAGTTCGGACTACTATATAATATCGCCATTAATTAATGAATGGTGGGGTGGTAGAAACATGTCAGATATGTTGCCAAAACTATTTTTTGACCATTTTAAACAAACAAGTTTTATTGCAGAAGAGGATGGAAGGATTATTGGGTTTCTTATTGGATTTTTATCGCAATCGCATCCAAAAGAATCTTATATACACTTTGTAGGTGTGCACCCTCATTGGCGAAAAAAGAATATTGGAAAACTCCTTTATGTTCAATTTTTCAATAAGGTTAAACAATACGATCGAAATATAGTACGTTGTGTTACTTCTCCAATAAACAAAGTCTCAATTGCCTATCATACAAAGATGGGATTTGAAATGGAAGACGGTGATAAAATAATCGATGGAGTTCCGGTCATATCAAATTATGATGGACCAAGTCAAGATAGAGTTTTATTTGTTAAACATTTAATTTGA
- a CDS encoding Msr family ABC-F type ribosomal protection protein — protein MEQICFEIENLEVTFLDKKIVEIDRLAVYQFDRIGIVGKNGAGKSTLLHLLAGKLYPSSGVVKSYVEPGYFEQMEVSLAEADEALLSKLEVPRNTEQLSGGEQTRRKLAQLFTHYYEALLIDEPTTHLDQSGIAFLIEELRYYYGALIIISHDRTVLDELVTTIWEVDSGKVRVYSGNYSDYMKQKKVEIEQQRQAYEQYIKEKTRLENAAKEKMKKAEKIAQAGSMSKKEVNAKPNKMFMTKSIGTRQKAVQRAAKAIEQRMNKLQEIEEVHEERQIFFRQSQQLALQNKFPIMADRITLQVKNKVLLEEVSFQLPLGKNIAISGDNGSGKSTLLQYIVNHGDGITISPKAKIGFFKQMSYRFVMDENVLQFLKNRSEYDEGFLRSVLHAMQFSGTDLRKSVMSLSGGEAIRLQLCQLFLGEYNILDLDEPTNFLDIHTINALERFISVYEGTILFVSHDQTFINHVADVNYHIIGKKLKLM, from the coding sequence ATGGAACAAATATGTTTTGAAATTGAAAATTTAGAAGTGACCTTTTTAGATAAAAAAATAGTAGAAATCGATCGGTTAGCTGTGTATCAATTTGACCGTATCGGTATTGTAGGGAAAAATGGTGCGGGAAAAAGTACATTATTACATTTACTTGCAGGTAAACTTTATCCAAGTAGTGGTGTAGTAAAGTCTTATGTAGAGCCAGGATATTTTGAGCAAATGGAAGTATCTTTGGCAGAAGCGGATGAGGCACTATTAAGTAAATTAGAAGTGCCAAGAAACACTGAACAATTAAGCGGGGGAGAGCAAACAAGAAGAAAGCTCGCTCAATTGTTTACCCATTATTATGAGGCATTACTAATTGATGAGCCAACAACACACTTAGACCAAAGTGGAATAGCATTTTTAATTGAGGAATTACGTTATTACTATGGGGCACTTATAATAATTAGCCACGATAGAACAGTACTAGATGAACTAGTGACAACCATTTGGGAAGTGGATAGTGGGAAGGTTCGTGTATATTCAGGGAATTATAGCGACTACATGAAACAAAAAAAAGTAGAGATTGAGCAACAACGTCAAGCATATGAACAATATATTAAAGAAAAAACACGCTTGGAAAATGCAGCAAAGGAAAAAATGAAAAAGGCAGAAAAAATTGCTCAAGCAGGCAGTATGTCCAAAAAAGAAGTAAATGCTAAACCGAATAAGATGTTTATGACGAAATCAATAGGAACAAGACAAAAAGCTGTTCAACGCGCTGCAAAAGCTATTGAACAGAGAATGAACAAGCTCCAAGAAATTGAGGAAGTACATGAAGAAAGGCAGATATTTTTTCGACAGTCTCAACAATTAGCATTGCAAAATAAATTTCCAATTATGGCAGATCGAATTACACTTCAAGTGAAAAATAAAGTGCTATTGGAAGAGGTGAGTTTTCAACTTCCCCTTGGTAAGAATATTGCAATTAGTGGTGATAATGGCAGTGGAAAAAGTACGTTGCTTCAATATATTGTAAATCATGGTGATGGAATAACTATTTCACCGAAAGCAAAAATTGGTTTTTTTAAGCAAATGAGCTATCGTTTTGTAATGGATGAAAATGTGCTGCAATTTTTGAAGAATCGTTCTGAATATGATGAAGGATTTTTGAGAAGTGTTTTGCATGCTATGCAATTCAGTGGTACAGATTTACGAAAAAGTGTGATGTCTTTAAGCGGTGGGGAAGCCATACGTCTACAACTATGCCAATTGTTTTTAGGAGAATATAATATTTTAGACTTAGATGAACCTACCAATTTTTTAGATATTCATACAATCAATGCATTGGAACGCTTTATATCTGTTTATGAAGGTACAATTTTATTCGTATCCCATGATCAAACCTTCATCAATCATGTTGCCGATGTAAACTATCATATTATCGGGAAAAAGTTGAAATTAATGTAA
- a CDS encoding erythromycin resistance leader peptide: protein MTHAMRLRFPALNK from the coding sequence ATGACGCATGCAATGAGACTTCGATTCCCAGCTTTGAATAAGTAA
- a CDS encoding metallophosphoesterase family protein: MAILADIHGNSATLKAVLNNIDNDTEHIYCLGDLVGIGHETDEVLEILSSRNDVSCIIGNHDQAIIKIIHGEEPDSYGEEREHHQWIASRLNEKYVPFLSNLPLKIEKKICNKHFLFVHYHLNDNQTFQSIDRRPTLEKLDECYRKQSIHIICFGHHHKIHHFKSNKRLYLNPGSLGCNHNPVAPYCTIHVNDSNQLSITFNEVPYDNRQFLLAYEKLNVPAKDFILNVFHVININN; the protein is encoded by the coding sequence ATAGCTATTCTTGCTGATATTCATGGAAATAGTGCTACATTAAAAGCGGTATTAAATAATATTGATAATGATACTGAACATATTTATTGTTTAGGTGATTTAGTTGGTATCGGTCACGAAACAGATGAAGTATTAGAAATATTATCTTCAAGGAATGATGTATCTTGTATTATAGGAAATCATGATCAAGCAATTATAAAAATTATCCATGGAGAAGAACCAGACAGTTATGGTGAAGAGAGAGAACATCATCAATGGATTGCTTCTAGATTAAATGAAAAGTATGTACCTTTTTTATCGAATCTTCCTTTAAAAATAGAAAAGAAAATCTGTAATAAACATTTTTTATTCGTTCACTACCATTTAAATGATAATCAAACCTTTCAATCAATCGATCGTCGACCTACCCTAGAAAAACTTGATGAATGTTATAGGAAACAGAGTATACATATTATTTGTTTTGGTCACCATCACAAGATTCATCATTTTAAATCTAATAAACGTCTTTATTTAAATCCTGGATCATTAGGATGCAATCATAATCCAGTTGCTCCTTACTGTACGATTCATGTAAATGATTCGAATCAATTAAGTATTACATTTAATGAAGTTCCTTATGATAATAGGCAGTTTCTTCTTGCTTATGAAAAGCTGAATGTCCCTGCAAAAGATTTTATTTTGAATGTTTTTCATGTGATCAACATAAACAATTGA
- the bioB gene encoding biotin synthase BioB, producing MNKWKILADKVLAGEEITETEALSILNCPSDELLLLMDAAFQIRKHHFGKKVKLNMIMNAKSGLCPENCGYCAQSSISTATIDSYRMVNKDTILQGAKRAYEQNIGTYCIVASGRGPSNRELNSVADSVKEIKKLYGLKVCACLGLLKPEQAQRLKEAGVDRYNHNLNTSSNHHSTITTSHTYDDRVTTVNVVKEAGISPCSGVIIGMKETKQDVIDMARSLKALDADSIPVNFLHAIDGTPLEGTNELSPIYCLKVLALFRFINPSKEIRISGGREVNLRSLQPLGLYAANSIFVGDYLTTAGQEENEDLQMLQDLGFEIETVEEMKASLAMKGK from the coding sequence ATGAACAAATGGAAAATTCTTGCGGATAAAGTACTGGCTGGTGAAGAAATAACAGAAACTGAGGCTTTATCTATACTAAATTGTCCTAGTGACGAATTGCTACTACTAATGGATGCCGCTTTTCAAATAAGAAAACACCATTTTGGAAAAAAAGTAAAACTTAATATGATAATGAATGCAAAATCTGGCTTGTGTCCAGAAAACTGCGGTTATTGTGCACAATCTTCCATTTCCACTGCCACAATAGATTCCTATCGAATGGTCAATAAAGATACCATCCTGCAAGGAGCTAAACGGGCGTATGAGCAAAATATTGGTACCTATTGCATTGTTGCTAGTGGGAGAGGCCCTTCCAATCGCGAGTTAAATAGTGTTGCTGATTCAGTAAAGGAAATAAAAAAATTATATGGCTTGAAAGTTTGTGCTTGTCTAGGTCTATTAAAACCAGAACAGGCGCAAAGGTTAAAAGAAGCAGGTGTTGATCGATACAATCACAACCTAAACACATCAAGTAATCACCATTCAACGATCACAACATCCCATACATATGACGATCGTGTCACTACCGTGAATGTAGTAAAGGAAGCAGGCATTTCCCCATGCTCAGGTGTCATTATAGGAATGAAGGAAACCAAACAGGATGTTATCGACATGGCTAGAAGTTTAAAAGCTCTGGATGCCGATTCCATCCCCGTTAACTTCTTACATGCAATTGATGGTACGCCTTTAGAAGGCACAAATGAATTATCACCTATCTATTGTTTAAAGGTTTTGGCTTTATTTCGATTTATTAATCCTTCGAAGGAAATACGAATATCTGGAGGCAGAGAAGTAAATCTTCGCTCCCTACAACCTTTAGGATTGTACGCAGCAAATTCTATTTTTGTCGGTGATTACTTAACAACGGCAGGACAAGAAGAAAATGAGGATTTACAAATGCTTCAGGATCTTGGCTTTGAAATAGAGACGGTCGAAGAAATGAAAGCAAGTTTAGCAATGAAGGGAAAATAG